The following is a genomic window from Brevibacterium limosum.
TCGACAGGGCACATTCGTCAGAGAGATCACAACTTCGCGGGAGCGCGAACTCTGTCTGCCCGTACTAGGCTGACAGGTGTATCGGGTGGACCCTGGGCTCAGACAACCTGCGGAGGACACACCATCCGATGGACATGATCTCTACACCAAAGAAGATCGTGGAGCTGAAGAGAGGACCACATCGTGGACAATCGGAATCAGGGCGGGCCCATCCTCAACGGGCTGCCCAGCCAGGTGCCCGACATCGACCCGGAGGAGACCGCTGAATGGCTGGCCTCCCTCGATGGCCTCATCGATGAGGGCGGTCGGTCTCGAGCACGCTATGTCATGCTGCGCATGCTCGAGCGCTCACGCCAGAAGCAGATCGGCGTGCCCAGCCTCACCGCCACCGACTACGTCAACACCATCGGCCCGGAGAACGAACCCTGGTTCCCCGGCGATGAAGAGGTCGAACGCCGCTACCGCCGCTGGAACCGCTGGAATGCCGCCATGCTCGTCCACCGTGCACAGCGCCCCGGCGTCGAGGTCGGTGGCCATATCTCCACCTACGCCTCCTCGGCGACTCTCTACGAGGTGGGCCTCAACCACTTCTTCCGCGGCAAGGACCACCCCGGCGGCGGCGACCACATCTTCTACCAGGGCCATGCCTCCCCCGGCATGTACGCCCGCGCCTATCTCGAAGGCCGGATGAGCGCCGATCAGCTCGACGGCTTCCGCCAGCAGCAGTCGCACTTCATCGACGGCAAGCCGCAGGGACTGCCGTCCTATCCGCACCCGCACCAGCTGCCCGACTTCTGGGAACACCCGACGGTGTCGATGGGTCTGGGACCGATGAACGCGATCGCGCAGGCGCAGTTCGACAAGTACCTGCACAACCGCGGCATCAAGGACACCTCGCAGCAGCAGACCTGGGCCTTCCTCGGTGACGGTGAGCTCGACGAGCCCGAGAGCCGCGGAATGCTCCACGTGGCCGCTTTCGAAGAGCTCGACAACCTCAACTTCGTCATCAACTGCAACCTGCAGCGCCTCGACGGACCGGTTCGCGGCAACGGCAAGATCATGCAGGAGCTCGAGTCGTACTTCCGGGGCGCCGGCTGGAACGTCATCAAGGTCGTCTGGGGACGTGAATGGGACGCACTCCTGGCCAAGGACCGCGACGGTGCGCTCGTCAACCTGATGAACGCCACCCCCGACGGTGACTATCAGACCTACAAGGGCGAGTCCGGTGGGTTCGTCCGCGACAACTTCTTCGGCCGCGACCCGCGGACGAAGGCAATGGTCGAGGACTACAGCGACGAGCAGATCTGGAACCTCAAGCGCGGCGGTCACGACTACCGCAAGGTCTTCGCCGCCTACAAGGCCGCGATGGCGCACACCGGTCAGCCGACAGTCATCCTCGTCAAGACCGTCAAGGGCTACTCGCTCGGACCTCACTTCGAGGCCCGCAACGCCACGCACCAGATGAAGAAGCTCACGGTCGACGACCTCAAGCTCGCCCGTGACCACTTCCAGATCCCGATCTCGGACAAGCAGCTCGAGGACAACCCGCAGCTGCCTCCGTACTACCACCCGGGAGTCGACGCCCCCGAGATCAAGTACATGCAGGAGCGCCGCTCTGAGCTCGGCGGGTACTCCCCCGAACGCCGATCCGCCCATATCGATCTCAAGATGCCCTCCGACAAGGCCTACCAGGCCGGCCGCCGCGGATCGGGCAAACAGGCGATCGCCACCACGATGGGCTTCGTGCGCGTGCTCAAGGACCTCATGCGGGAGAAGGAGTTCGGTCACCGGATCGTGCCGATCATCCCCGATGAGGCTCGCACCTTCGGCATGGACTCCTTCTTCCCGACGGCGAAGATCTACAACCCGCACGGGCAGAACTACGTCTCCGTCGACCGCGACCTGTTCCTCGCCTACAAGGAAGCCACGGACGGTCAGCTGCTCCACGTCGGCATCAACGAGGCCGGAGCGACCGCGGCACTGACCGCAGTCGGCACCTCGTATGCCACGCACGGCGAGCCGATGATCCCGTTCTACATCTTCTATTCGATGTTCGGCTTCCAGCGGACCGGCGACTTCTTCTGGGCCGCCGGCGACCAGATGGCTCGCGGATTCGTCCTCGGCGCCACCGCCGGACGCACCACCCTGGTTGCCGAAGGTCTCCAGCACGGCGACGGACACTCGCATGTGCTGGCCTCGACATACCCGTCCGTGGTCTCCTACGACCCGGCCTACAGCTATGAGATCGCACACATCGTCAAGGACGGCATCCACCGGATGTACGACCCCGCCGATGAGCGCGACCCCGATGTGCTCTACTACATCACGATGTACAACGAGCCGATGGTGCAGCCGGCCGAGCCGGAGGACCTCGACGTCGACGGCGTGCTCAAGGGTCTCTACCTGCTGAAGAAGGGGCCCGACAACGGCGGGCCGAAGGTCCAGCTCATGGCTTCCGGTGTCGGTGTGCCGTGGGTGCTGGAGGCTCAGGAGCTGCTCGATCAGGACTGGGGAGTCTCGGCCGATGTGTGGTCGGTGACCTCGTGGACAGAGCTGCGCCGCGACGGAATGGATGCCGAGAACGAGCGCCTGAAGAATCCTCAGGCCGAACCGCGTGTGCCCTATGTGACCGAGAAGATGGCCGAGACCGAGGGACCGATCATCGCGACCTCGGATTACATGCGCGCAGTTCCCGACCAGATCCGTCAGTACGTGCCCAGCCACTTCACTTCGCTGGGAACCGACGGCTACGGAATCTCGGATACCCGTCCGGCGGCACGTCGCTACTACCTCGTCGATGGGCCGTCCGTGGTCACCCAGGCACTCATCTCGCTGGCCGACACCGGAAAGATCTCGATCGACAAGGCCACCGAGGCGGCGCAGAAGTACCAGCTCGACGATGTCCGTGCCGGCAGCTCGGGTTCGACCGAGGGTGCAGGCGCCTGATCTCGCGCCCACCCTGAGCGCTGATATGGCCGGAGTCCCCAAGATTCCGGCCATATTTGTCGGTTTTTCCGATTGTTTGTATGTCGCTGACAACCGAGTTGTTCTCATTCATCTAAACTCGTGGTCATGATGTCTGATGCCGAGACCCTGCGCCGTCGCGCCGAAACCGCCCGCAGACTGCGCGCAGGAGTCGGCGTCCTGTCCTCGGTGACTCTGCAGCGACTGGAGGCGCAGCTGCCCTGGTACCGCTCGATGTCGTCATCCGACCGCTCCTGGGTGGGACTGCTCGCGCAGTCCGGCATCTCCTCGTTCGTCGACTGGTATCGCAAGCCCGATACGAATCTGCGGGTGGTCTCCGACATCTTCAAGACCGCGCCGCGCGACCTCATCCGCGCCATCAGCCTGCAGCAGACGCTGCAGCTGCTCAAGATCGTCGTCGAGGTCGTCGAGGAGCGCGTCCCGGACATCGCCCGCCCGGTCGAACAGCCGGCCCTGCGCGAGGCCGTGCTCATCTACTCCCGTGAGATCGCGTTCGCCGCCGCCGACGTCTATGCCCGTGCCGCCGAGGCCCGAGGCAGCTGGGATGCCCGCCTCGAAGCGATGGTCGTCGATGCTCTCGTCCGCGGAGATTCCGTGGACGAGCTGGCCAGCCGCACTGCGGCCTTCGGCTGGCAGTCCGAAGGGCCCGTGTGCGTCATCGTCGGCCGCGCCCCGCAGCGCTCGGCGAAGAAGGGATTGGACGGCATCCGCCGCAAGGCCAGCCGGTGGGCCGATGACGCGCTCGTCGGCATCCACGACAACCGACTGCTCATCGTCCTCGGCGGAGTCACGGAACTCGACGATGCCGTCGAAGACCTCTCCGACTGCTTCGGACCCTCCGAGGTCATCGTCGGACCCGCTGTGCCGGGCCTCGCCGAGGCGGCCACCTCGGCGAAGGCGGCGATCCGGGCTCTCAAGGCGGCGACCGCCCGCCCGGATTCCCCACGCCCCGTCAAGGCCGATGACCTCCTGCCGGAACGAGCTCTGTCCGGGGACCGCATCGCCCTAAGCGAACTCATCGAGCGCTATTACGAACCGCTGACGTCGGGAACGGGACAGCTGCTCAAGACCGTGAGCGCCTATGTCGAATTCGGGTCCTCCCTCGAGGCCACGGCCAAGGCACTGTCCGTGCACCCGAACACCGTGCGCTACCGGCTGCGGAAGATCACGGACGCCATCGGACTCGATCCGACGACCTCGCGTGATGCCTTCGTCATCCACATCGCGTTGGTGTATGGGCGACTGTCCGAGGACGGCGTATTGTCGGACAGCGACAAATCTCATTGATTTCAGCCCAGAGTCCATTAGATTGATCAACGGAACCCAACGAAAAGAGAACTGAGTGCTTGCAATCACCTGTCCGGGCCAGGGAGCCCAGAAGCCCGGCTTCCTGAGTTCGTTCCTCGAACTCGACACCTTCTCGGCACAGATCGACGAACTCTCGACCGCCTCGGGGATCGATCTGCGTCTGCACGGAACCGAATCCGATGACGAGACGATCAAGGACACTGCGGTGGCACAGCCTCTGCTCGTCGCCTCCGCCATCGCCTGCGCAGCCGAACTCGGTGCCGGCCCCGCCGTCGTCGCCGGCCACTCCGTGGGCGAGATCGCCGCCGCACAGATCGCGGGCATCTTCACCCCCGCCGACGCCATGCGCTTCGTCAAGGTCCGTGCCGACGGAATGGCCGCCGCTGCCGCCGCCACTCCGACCGGCATGTCCGCCGTGGTCGGCGGTCAGCCCGACGACGTCCTCGCCGCCATCGAGGCCGCCGGAGCCAGCCCCGCCAATGTCAACGGCGGGGGCCAGACAGTGGCTGCCGGTTCGCTGGAGTCGCTCGACGCCCTGGCCGCGAACCCGCCGGAGCGTGCCCGGGTCATCTCTCTGGCCGTGGCCGGTGCCTTCCACACCGATTTCATGGCTGCGGCCACGGAGGATCTCGCCACCACCGCCTCGGCGATGGAGGTCTCCGATCCCACTGTATCCATCCTCAGCAATTCCGACGGCACTGCTGTCGAGGCCGGTCGTGAGTACGTCGACCGCCTGGTCAAGCAGGTCACGAATCCGGTGCGCTGGGACCTGTGTCAGGAGTCGCTGCTGAACGCCGGGGTCACCGGAATGATCGAACTCGTCCCCGGTGGAACCCTCACCGGCATCGCCCGACGCGCCATGAAGGGCGTCGAGACATTCGCCATCAAATCGGCCGCCGACCTCGACGGCGCGCGTGAGTTCGCGGCAGCCCACGCCTGAGAATCGAAAGAAGACGCCATGCCTACACTCAAGACTGCCGAGCTCGGCACCTTCTCACGGATCGCCGGAATCGGTGCCTACCGTGCGGAGAACCTCGTCACCAATGACGATATCGCCGGACCGATCAACTCGTCCGACGAATGGATCCGTCAGCGCACCGGAATCATCACCCGGCGTCGGGCCAGCAAGGATGTCGGTGTCCTCGAAATGTGCGAAGAGGCCGCTCTCGAGGCGATCGCCTCCTCCGGCCTCAAGCCGGAGGACATCGGCGGAGTCATCATCTCCACCGTGACATTCCCCTACTTCACCCCTTCGGCTGCGGCCGCACTTACGGACCGCCTGGGCACCGGTCCGGTCCCGGCGTGGGACATCAGCGCCGCCTGTGCGGGCTACTGCTACGGAATCTCGCAGGCCGACGCCCTCGTCCGTGCCGGAACCATGGACAACGTCCTCGTCATCGGTGCAGAGAAGCTCTCCGACGTCATCGACCCCGAGGACCGGTCCATCTCGTTCATCCTCGGTGACGGTGCCGGTGCGGTCGTCGTGTCGTCGGCCGACGAACCGGGAATCTCGAAGACCGTGTGGGGCTCGAAGGGCGAGAACTGGTCGACCATCCGGATGACCGATTCGCTCATGGACATCCGCGACAACCGCGAGCTGCCGTTCCCGACTCTGCGCCAGGACGGTCCGACCGTCTTCCGCTGGGCCGTATGGGACGGCGCCGAGGTGGCCAAGGAAGCGCTGACCGCGTCCGGAGTCGAAGCAGAGGATCTCGCGGCGTTCATTCCGCACCAGGCGAACATGCGCATCATCGATGAGCTCGCCAAGCAGCTGAAGCTCCCCGAGTCGGTCGTCATCGCTCGTGACATCGCTGACAACGGGAACACCTCTGCGGCGTCGATCCCGCTGGCGACCGAGCGACTCCTGCGCGAGCAGCCCGAACTCAGCGGCGGTCTCGCACTGCAGATGGGCTTCGGCGCGGGCCTGGTCTACGGCGCCCAGGTCGTCCGCCTGCCCTGAGAAACACCCATTCACGGAAAACTCTCCGTGAATGTCCTAAGATATTCGGCGGGACACTCGTCGAAAAGTTCCTCAAACGGTCGAAAAACCCTCGACCGAGATCAGAAAGTAGGAAAGAAATGGCATTCACCGAAGCTGAAGTCCTCGCTGGGCTGGCAGAGATCGTCAATGAAGAGACCGGCCTGGCTGTCGAAGCAGTCGAAGCCGACAAGTCGTTCACCGATGACCTCGACATCGACTCCATCTCGATGATGACCATCGTCGTCAACGCTGAGAAGAAGTTCGGCGTGAAGATCCCCGATGACGACGTCAAGGACCTCGTCACCGTTCAGGACGCTGTCGACTACATCAACAAGGCTCAGGAAGCCTGACCCACAGCAGCCGAACACGGCCCGTCCACAGACGGGCCGTGTCCACACTATCGACGAGGTTTGTACCATGACATCTAAAGTTGTCGTCACCGGAATCGGTGCGGTAACCCCCCTGGGCGCGACTGTCGATGCCACTTGGGAAGCCATTCTGGCCGGCAAGTCCGGCGTCCACACCATGGACAACGATTGGTCAGAGAAGTACGGCCTCGCCGTGGACTTCGCAGCGCAGGTCGACCCACAGGTCGTGCCCGACAATCTCAAGCGGGTACAGGCCAAGCGCCTCGACCCCTCGAGCCAATTCGCCCTCATCTCCGCTCGTGAAGCCATGACCGACGCCGGTCTCGAGGAGACCGATCCGGAACGTACGGCCGTCTCCTGGGCCACCGGAATCGGCGGTGTCTGGACTCTGCTCGATGCCTGGGACACCCTCCAGGAGGAAGGCCCTCGACGGGTCATGCCCCTGACCGTCCCGATGCTCATGCCGAACGGTCCTGCGGCCGCGATCGGAATGGAATTCAAGGCCCGCGCCGGCGTGCAGACTCTGGTCTCCGCCTGCGCTTCGTCGACCGAGAGCCTCGGTCACGCCTTTGACGTTCTAGCTTCGGGCAAGGCTGATGTCATCATCGCCGGTGGTTCCGAAGCTGCGATCCACCCGATCACTCTGGCCGCGTTCAACTCGATGCAGGCGCTGTCGCGTCGCACCGATTCGCCGGAGGCCGCATCGCGTCCCTACGACGTCGACCGTGACGGCTTCGTCATGGGCGAAGGAGCCGGCACGCTCATCCTCGAGACCGAGGAACATGCCAAGGCTCGCGGAGCGAAGATCTACGCCGAGGTGGCCAGCTGGGGCATCTCGAACGACGCCTACCACATCACCGGCGGGGAGCCCGAGGGCAAGCATGCCCTCGCCGCCATGCAGCAGGCTCTCGACGGCGGTGGGATCACCGCGACCGAAATCAAGCACGTCAACGCTCATGCGACTTCGACTCCGGTCGGAGACATCCCGGAGTCGCTGGCCATCAGCGAGCTCCTCGGCGACAACGTCTCCGACGCTCTGGTCTCGGCCACGAAGTCGATGACCGGCCACCTGCTCGGCGGTACCGGTGCGGTGGAAGCGATCCTCACGGTCAAGGCTCTGCAGACGCGCACTGCTCCCCCGACCATCAATATCGATGAGGTCGATCCGAAGGTCGAAGGAATCAACATCGTCCGCGACACTCCGCAGGAACTGCCGTCGGGTGATATCGCTGCGATCACGAACTCATTCGGCTTCGGTGGTCACAACGCCGTCGTCGCGTTCCGCTCCGTCTGACACCGCAGCTCTACGGCCCACTCCAGGGTGGACAGCACAGGTTTCAACTTGGGCTGTTCACCTCGGAGTGGGCCGTTTCCATCGGTGCGCAGGCCGAACACCCGCACAGGTAGGCGAAATGGGCACACCCGAGGCAGGTAGGTGTGCCCATTGACCAGAATCGAGCCGACCGAACCGTCACATGACTGTACGACCCGGAGGCGACGGAGAGCGGCTCAGCCGACCTTGGTCAGCCAGCGGACCGGTGCGCCCTCACCGGCATGGCGGAATGCGTCGAGTTCCTCGTCCCACGCTTCGCCGAGGGCGATCGCCATCTCCGAGGAGAACTTCGCGGGATCGCCGGCAGCGCGTTCCATGACTGTGCGGATGCGGTCTTCGGGAACGAGGATGTTGCCGGCGGTATCGGTCACGGCGTGGTAGATGCCCAGATCGGGTGTGTGGCTCCACCGTCCGCCATCGACTCCTGCCGAGGGCTCCTCGGTGACTTCGTAGCGGAGAGAATCCCAGCCGCGAAGCGCCGATGCGATACGGGCTCCGGAGCCTGCGGGCGCGCGCCAGCAGACTTCTGCGCGCACGAGACCTGGAGCTGCCGGCTGGGGTGTCCAGTCGAAGCGTGCTTGTGCGCCGATGGCCCCGCCCGCTGCCCACTCGATGTGAGGGCACAGCGCACGAGGTGCTGAGTGGACGAAGAGTACGCCCTGTGTCATATCCATTTCTGCCTCCTACCTCGGATACGTCTTCCCCTACGATCCGAAAGGAGGTGCTGACCACATGATAGTCGATGTTCGACGTGCAGCCAAGCATCAAAGACGCTGGTGGCGTCGGGTGTCTGCTGGTGGCCGGCGATCGACGTTACGGTGGGCACATGACCGACGAGCACAGTGCCGAGGACGCAGCGCCCCAGGACCATCCGCATGTTCCCCAACCAAGCGGATACGGTGCTGTGGGTCCGCGAGCCGATCGACTGCAAGGACACGGGACTGTCCGACGGTCTGGTCGCGGAGCTGGAGGCATGGGAGCAGTTCTACTGCGACTCACTCGATCCTGATTTCACAGGGGTGTCCAACGCGGCCGTTCGCGCCTACAGCGCAGTCGGAACGCGGCTGGCAAATCGTGTCGCCGACGAAGTGGGCCCCAGTTCATCGTCGAGTTCGCCTCGCGTACAGAGAGCACAGAGATCGTCCGGGCGCGATCAGACCGTCGGGCATCCAACTCCGCAGCGGAGTCGGCCTTCACACAGCTGTTCGACGGGGTCGAGGCCGACGAACGTGAAGCTGCCGAGTTCATCAGGGACAATCCGGGCGGAGAGTGGGTCGCCTATGCTCCGCTGTCGGGCACCGTCTTCAAGCCGAATCCGAGCCGGCAGGCCGAGACGGCGTCCGATGAGGACTGACGACGGCGCGACATCGATCGGACGGTGTCAATGGTTGATGGTGCCCCCGGTCGGACTTGAACCGACGGCCAAGGAATTATGAGTTCCCTGCTCTAACCAGCTGAGCTACGGGGGCCGGCCGAGACAACATTAGCACCATCGGCGTCCGCTTCCCCATTCTGATCACACGCGCATTCTGTGGAGCCGTGGCGCGCAGACTCGACGGTCTCAGGCCTGCAGCTTCGCCGTCGCGGTGAGGGGGGCGACACGAGTGAGAACGCTGCGTGCCGCGTCGACGCATGTATAGCGGTCGGTCGTGATGTAGACGTCGAAGACGGTCTGTCCGTCGCTGCCCGGATCGCTGCGTTTCGACGCCGCGACCATGCCCGACCAGTCCGGTCCGACCACGACGACCCCGTGTTCATTGCGCATGGGATCGGAGGCATCGACGAGTCCGGTGCGCACTCCGGGAATCGGCGGTCCGTCGAATCCGCCGGAGAACATAGCGGTCAGCCCCACAGTGTCCCGGATCTTCTCGTACCTCAGTCGTGTCGCCTCGGAGAACCCGTCGTCCTCTCCGAACACGCCGAGGGTGATCGTCGCGGTTCCCGACGCCAGAGCACGTTCTTCCAGAGCCGCGATCTGGGCGATGAGCAGTTCGCGGTTCATCACCAGCGGTTCACGTCGCAGCCCCTGCGAGATCGAGTACGGAGTGCCCAATGCCGGCAGATTGCGTGAGTAATGGGAGACGAGAGCGTCCTCGCTCGGTTCGGAGAACGACTGCGGCTGTTTCGTGGCCTCACCGAAGTAGGGTCCGGACATGAATCGCGCCCCCAGTGCACGCACACGGTCCAGATCGTCTTCGGTCTCGACGCCGTCGGCGAGGATGACCGCTCCTGTGCGTTCGAGGTGGGCATGCAGCAGACGATTGAGCTCGGCCAGATGAGAGTCGCAGTCGATGCGCAGAACGTCCGGATGGAGCCCGACGACGGAGGGGTTGACCAGCGGGACGAAGGACGTGCTGCGCAGGTCGGCACCGACCGATGACATGCCCACTCCCCACCCCAGGGCGCGAGCCGAGCGCACAGAACGCAGCACCGAAGCCGGGGACGAGGCGACCCGATTGGCGTCGAGCTGCAGGATGACCGAACGGTCGGGTTCCCCGGTGCGATCCTCGAGAGTCGCAAAGGATTC
Proteins encoded in this region:
- the aceE gene encoding pyruvate dehydrogenase (acetyl-transferring), homodimeric type, which codes for MDNRNQGGPILNGLPSQVPDIDPEETAEWLASLDGLIDEGGRSRARYVMLRMLERSRQKQIGVPSLTATDYVNTIGPENEPWFPGDEEVERRYRRWNRWNAAMLVHRAQRPGVEVGGHISTYASSATLYEVGLNHFFRGKDHPGGGDHIFYQGHASPGMYARAYLEGRMSADQLDGFRQQQSHFIDGKPQGLPSYPHPHQLPDFWEHPTVSMGLGPMNAIAQAQFDKYLHNRGIKDTSQQQTWAFLGDGELDEPESRGMLHVAAFEELDNLNFVINCNLQRLDGPVRGNGKIMQELESYFRGAGWNVIKVVWGREWDALLAKDRDGALVNLMNATPDGDYQTYKGESGGFVRDNFFGRDPRTKAMVEDYSDEQIWNLKRGGHDYRKVFAAYKAAMAHTGQPTVILVKTVKGYSLGPHFEARNATHQMKKLTVDDLKLARDHFQIPISDKQLEDNPQLPPYYHPGVDAPEIKYMQERRSELGGYSPERRSAHIDLKMPSDKAYQAGRRGSGKQAIATTMGFVRVLKDLMREKEFGHRIVPIIPDEARTFGMDSFFPTAKIYNPHGQNYVSVDRDLFLAYKEATDGQLLHVGINEAGATAALTAVGTSYATHGEPMIPFYIFYSMFGFQRTGDFFWAAGDQMARGFVLGATAGRTTLVAEGLQHGDGHSHVLASTYPSVVSYDPAYSYEIAHIVKDGIHRMYDPADERDPDVLYYITMYNEPMVQPAEPEDLDVDGVLKGLYLLKKGPDNGGPKVQLMASGVGVPWVLEAQELLDQDWGVSADVWSVTSWTELRRDGMDAENERLKNPQAEPRVPYVTEKMAETEGPIIATSDYMRAVPDQIRQYVPSHFTSLGTDGYGISDTRPAARRYYLVDGPSVVTQALISLADTGKISIDKATEAAQKYQLDDVRAGSSGSTEGAGA
- a CDS encoding PucR family transcriptional regulator, which produces MMSDAETLRRRAETARRLRAGVGVLSSVTLQRLEAQLPWYRSMSSSDRSWVGLLAQSGISSFVDWYRKPDTNLRVVSDIFKTAPRDLIRAISLQQTLQLLKIVVEVVEERVPDIARPVEQPALREAVLIYSREIAFAAADVYARAAEARGSWDARLEAMVVDALVRGDSVDELASRTAAFGWQSEGPVCVIVGRAPQRSAKKGLDGIRRKASRWADDALVGIHDNRLLIVLGGVTELDDAVEDLSDCFGPSEVIVGPAVPGLAEAATSAKAAIRALKAATARPDSPRPVKADDLLPERALSGDRIALSELIERYYEPLTSGTGQLLKTVSAYVEFGSSLEATAKALSVHPNTVRYRLRKITDAIGLDPTTSRDAFVIHIALVYGRLSEDGVLSDSDKSH
- a CDS encoding ACP S-malonyltransferase codes for the protein MLAITCPGQGAQKPGFLSSFLELDTFSAQIDELSTASGIDLRLHGTESDDETIKDTAVAQPLLVASAIACAAELGAGPAVVAGHSVGEIAAAQIAGIFTPADAMRFVKVRADGMAAAAAATPTGMSAVVGGQPDDVLAAIEAAGASPANVNGGGQTVAAGSLESLDALAANPPERARVISLAVAGAFHTDFMAAATEDLATTASAMEVSDPTVSILSNSDGTAVEAGREYVDRLVKQVTNPVRWDLCQESLLNAGVTGMIELVPGGTLTGIARRAMKGVETFAIKSAADLDGAREFAAAHA
- a CDS encoding beta-ketoacyl-ACP synthase III, with the translated sequence MPTLKTAELGTFSRIAGIGAYRAENLVTNDDIAGPINSSDEWIRQRTGIITRRRASKDVGVLEMCEEAALEAIASSGLKPEDIGGVIISTVTFPYFTPSAAAALTDRLGTGPVPAWDISAACAGYCYGISQADALVRAGTMDNVLVIGAEKLSDVIDPEDRSISFILGDGAGAVVVSSADEPGISKTVWGSKGENWSTIRMTDSLMDIRDNRELPFPTLRQDGPTVFRWAVWDGAEVAKEALTASGVEAEDLAAFIPHQANMRIIDELAKQLKLPESVVIARDIADNGNTSAASIPLATERLLREQPELSGGLALQMGFGAGLVYGAQVVRLP
- a CDS encoding acyl carrier protein, with the protein product MAFTEAEVLAGLAEIVNEETGLAVEAVEADKSFTDDLDIDSISMMTIVVNAEKKFGVKIPDDDVKDLVTVQDAVDYINKAQEA
- a CDS encoding beta-ketoacyl-[acyl-carrier-protein] synthase family protein yields the protein MTSKVVVTGIGAVTPLGATVDATWEAILAGKSGVHTMDNDWSEKYGLAVDFAAQVDPQVVPDNLKRVQAKRLDPSSQFALISAREAMTDAGLEETDPERTAVSWATGIGGVWTLLDAWDTLQEEGPRRVMPLTVPMLMPNGPAAAIGMEFKARAGVQTLVSACASSTESLGHAFDVLASGKADVIIAGGSEAAIHPITLAAFNSMQALSRRTDSPEAASRPYDVDRDGFVMGEGAGTLILETEEHAKARGAKIYAEVASWGISNDAYHITGGEPEGKHALAAMQQALDGGGITATEIKHVNAHATSTPVGDIPESLAISELLGDNVSDALVSATKSMTGHLLGGTGAVEAILTVKALQTRTAPPTINIDEVDPKVEGINIVRDTPQELPSGDIAAITNSFGFGGHNAVVAFRSV
- a CDS encoding DUF3145 domain-containing protein; the encoded protein is MTQGVLFVHSAPRALCPHIEWAAGGAIGAQARFDWTPQPAAPGLVRAEVCWRAPAGSGARIASALRGWDSLRYEVTEEPSAGVDGGRWSHTPDLGIYHAVTDTAGNILVPEDRIRTVMERAAGDPAKFSSEMAIALGEAWDEELDAFRHAGEGAPVRWLTKVG
- a CDS encoding EAL domain-containing protein — its product is MVEAVPDDELALEELVRSGGIETYFAPVVDVLTFQRVGHQILQAPTGDPELGRAESENLRHAMRASTITGDIDASLRDSALRTAEGAGLPKSNRLFLRSESESFATLEDRTGEPDRSVILQLDANRVASSPASVLRSVRSARALGWGVGMSSVGADLRSTSFVPLVNPSVVGLHPDVLRIDCDSHLAELNRLLHAHLERTGAVILADGVETEDDLDRVRALGARFMSGPYFGEATKQPQSFSEPSEDALVSHYSRNLPALGTPYSISQGLRREPLVMNRELLIAQIAALEERALASGTATITLGVFGEDDGFSEATRLRYEKIRDTVGLTAMFSGGFDGPPIPGVRTGLVDASDPMRNEHGVVVVGPDWSGMVAASKRSDPGSDGQTVFDVYITTDRYTCVDAARSVLTRVAPLTATAKLQA